One part of the Sphingopyxis sp. PAMC25046 genome encodes these proteins:
- a CDS encoding DUF3892 domain-containing protein translates to MADYEIIAVRVGTGNGRTHHIAAVKVGESLFLADQIVDWINAGTHRFWVWFQNEEVDVVAREQGASRRYYLTITSGGFPPIALLSLPRF, encoded by the coding sequence ATGGCCGACTATGAGATTATCGCCGTCCGCGTAGGTACCGGTAATGGCCGGACGCATCATATCGCCGCGGTGAAGGTAGGCGAGAGCCTGTTCCTCGCCGATCAGATCGTCGACTGGATCAATGCCGGAACCCACCGTTTCTGGGTCTGGTTTCAGAATGAAGAGGTCGATGTTGTCGCCAGGGAACAAGGTGCGTCGCGGCGCTATTACCTGACCATAACAAGCGGTGGTTTTCCACCCATTGCCTTGCTTTCGCTGCCCCGTTTTTAA
- a CDS encoding glycosyltransferase family 4 protein, whose protein sequence is MIEPGGDHVFPETVGRTIRQDDAADYRAAADFINREAFDLVCLQHEFGIFGGEAGALVLDLVVRLDAPLVTTLHTVLDRPNAAQRRALDAIIAASARVVVMAGKARDMLIDVYGADPERIDVIAHGIPDVPLASTRAAKERLGFTDRKVILTFGLMSPNKGIETMIDAMPEIVRCAPDALYVVMGATHPILQAEEGEQYRDTLMARVRALGLDDHVVFINRFVDRPELLDHIAMCDVYATPYLAAAQMTSGTLAYSHGMGRPVVSTPYWHAAELLIDGSGVLISFDNPAGFGPAIANLLGDETGRLAMGRKAYAASRPMTWANTARRYAASFRAASRKGRVATGDRMDMPKPIPTIAQTKARPNLPPMSLDHLAAMSDDTGMAQHAVHAIADRRHGYCIDDNARALLLCCGLADGPDAPLVRRLSSTFAAFIQHGWNPDNRRFRNFMSFDRRWLEDAGSEDSHGRTLWALGTYSARAGSPGHARWARELFSEALDGVVAFTSPRAWAFTLLGLAPYCGVYAEDYAAAGLRAELADRLEKLLSAREGPEWTWFENGLSYDNARLPQALIVTGAAMRSANMVEAGLRSLRWLVPMQTAGEGHFRPVGSHGFLMASRNMPQAFDQQPLEACATIAACIAAQRVDPGFSWHAEAERAFAWFLGANDLGIELADVAMGSCRDGLHPDRANENRGAESVLSFLLSLADMQRLNAMNRPAPPQTIAPSTHDTVDV, encoded by the coding sequence ATGATCGAGCCGGGCGGCGACCATGTATTTCCGGAAACCGTCGGCAGGACGATCCGGCAGGACGATGCGGCCGACTATCGCGCCGCCGCCGATTTCATCAATCGCGAGGCGTTCGACCTCGTCTGTCTCCAGCATGAGTTCGGCATCTTCGGCGGCGAGGCGGGCGCGCTGGTTCTCGATCTGGTCGTGAGGCTCGACGCGCCGCTCGTCACCACCTTGCACACGGTTCTCGATCGGCCGAACGCGGCGCAGCGCCGGGCCCTGGACGCAATCATCGCCGCATCGGCGCGGGTGGTGGTCATGGCCGGCAAGGCCCGCGACATGCTGATCGACGTCTATGGTGCTGATCCGGAGAGGATTGACGTCATCGCGCACGGCATTCCCGATGTTCCGCTCGCCTCGACGCGCGCGGCGAAGGAACGGTTGGGCTTTACCGATCGCAAGGTGATCCTGACGTTCGGGCTGATGAGCCCGAACAAGGGCATCGAGACGATGATCGACGCCATGCCCGAAATCGTACGGTGCGCACCCGACGCGCTCTATGTCGTGATGGGCGCCACCCATCCCATATTGCAGGCCGAAGAAGGCGAACAGTATCGCGACACGCTGATGGCCCGGGTGCGCGCTCTTGGCCTCGACGATCATGTCGTCTTCATAAACCGCTTCGTCGACCGCCCCGAACTGCTCGACCATATCGCGATGTGCGATGTCTACGCGACGCCCTATCTGGCGGCCGCGCAGATGACCTCGGGGACCCTCGCCTACTCGCACGGCATGGGGCGGCCGGTCGTATCGACGCCATATTGGCACGCCGCCGAGCTGCTGATCGATGGGTCGGGCGTGCTGATCTCGTTCGACAATCCGGCTGGCTTCGGTCCTGCAATTGCCAATCTGCTGGGCGACGAAACCGGGCGTCTGGCGATGGGTCGCAAGGCCTATGCCGCCAGCCGTCCGATGACTTGGGCCAATACGGCGCGCCGCTATGCCGCGAGCTTTCGCGCGGCTTCCCGCAAAGGCAGGGTTGCGACCGGCGACCGGATGGACATGCCAAAACCCATCCCGACGATCGCACAGACGAAAGCCCGACCGAACCTCCCGCCCATGTCGCTCGATCATCTCGCCGCGATGAGCGACGATACCGGCATGGCCCAGCATGCGGTTCATGCGATCGCCGACCGCCGCCATGGCTATTGCATCGACGACAATGCGCGGGCGCTGCTGCTGTGCTGCGGTCTCGCCGACGGTCCCGACGCGCCGCTGGTGCGCCGCCTGTCGTCCACCTTCGCGGCCTTCATCCAGCATGGCTGGAATCCGGACAATCGGCGCTTTCGCAATTTCATGAGCTTCGACCGGCGATGGCTGGAAGATGCGGGCTCGGAAGACAGTCATGGGCGGACGCTCTGGGCGCTGGGCACCTATAGCGCTCGCGCCGGCTCCCCCGGACACGCGCGCTGGGCAAGAGAGCTGTTCAGCGAGGCGCTGGACGGGGTGGTAGCGTTTACTTCGCCGCGGGCCTGGGCGTTCACCTTGCTCGGCCTTGCCCCCTATTGCGGCGTTTACGCGGAAGATTATGCCGCCGCGGGCCTGCGGGCCGAACTCGCCGACCGTCTCGAAAAACTGCTGAGCGCACGGGAAGGTCCCGAATGGACATGGTTCGAGAATGGCCTCAGCTATGACAATGCGCGGCTGCCGCAGGCGCTGATCGTCACGGGCGCGGCAATGCGCTCGGCGAACATGGTCGAAGCGGGACTGCGAAGCCTGCGCTGGCTGGTGCCAATGCAGACGGCAGGCGAAGGTCATTTCCGGCCCGTGGGCTCGCATGGTTTCCTGATGGCTTCGCGGAATATGCCCCAGGCGTTCGATCAACAGCCGCTGGAAGCCTGTGCGACGATCGCCGCCTGTATCGCGGCGCAACGCGTCGATCCGGGCTTTTCTTGGCATGCGGAAGCCGAACGCGCATTCGCATGGTTTCTCGGCGCGAACGACCTCGGCATCGAACTGGCCGACGTCGCAATGGGCAGTTGCCGCGACGGCCTGCATCCAGACCGAGCGAATGAGAACCGGGGGGCGGAATCGGTGTTGTCCTTCCTGCTCTCGCTGGCCGACATGCAAAGATTGAACGCCATGAACCGGCCGGCGCCGCCACAGACGATCGCCCCATCCACGCACGACACCGTCGATGTCTGA
- a CDS encoding dihydrofolate reductase family protein: MILPMSAFSKRSFVYLQGGDMARILGYIATSLDGYIATKNDSLDWLFAYDQIDLGEHDYREFIKGIRTIVMGRGTYDFLEKDGSDWSYGDQRVYVVTSRLIVKPKGVLETRSDIDSLIDELRALDDGPVWMLGGGQLQMAFMERGALDEIEIYMFPELLGGGRPLFPSTGFRSSPKLIGAKALDRGCVRLHYSFD, encoded by the coding sequence TTGATCCTGCCCATGTCGGCGTTTAGTAAACGATCATTCGTTTATTTGCAAGGAGGCGATATGGCCCGGATCTTAGGATATATTGCGACCAGCCTCGACGGCTATATTGCCACCAAGAATGACAGTCTCGACTGGCTCTTTGCCTATGACCAGATCGACTTGGGCGAGCACGATTACCGCGAGTTCATCAAGGGAATCCGGACAATCGTAATGGGCCGCGGCACATATGATTTCCTCGAAAAGGACGGATCAGATTGGTCTTATGGCGATCAGCGCGTCTACGTCGTGACCTCGCGCCTGATCGTTAAGCCGAAAGGAGTGCTTGAGACCCGGAGCGACATCGACTCCCTTATCGACGAGCTGCGCGCACTCGATGACGGGCCAGTGTGGATGCTCGGTGGAGGCCAGCTCCAGATGGCCTTCATGGAACGCGGCGCGCTCGACGAGATCGAAATCTATATGTTCCCCGAGCTGCTCGGCGGGGGAAGGCCGCTTTTTCCCTCCACGGGATTTCGCAGCAGTCCAAAGTTGATCGGGGCCAAGGCGCTCGATCGAGGTTGCGTCCGCCTCCACTATAGTTTCGATTGA
- a CDS encoding patatin-like phospholipase family protein, translating into MTGPAPTRDPNYFDPNATPRIEELTANYDRVALILQGGGALGAYQVGVYKALAEAGAEPDWISGVSIGAINAAIIAGNRPADRLDRLEEFWSTVSGRTLWSDHLPEWDVYRQFRDRMSALLTLSGGAPGFFTPRQPNPWLLPPGAPGATSFYDTNALRETLEKLVDFDILNNGEKRISLGAVKVRTGNLTFFDSAAMRLGPEHIMASGALPPGLPAVKIDGEDYWDGGLVSNTPLQHLLAQEEEMRSLVFQVDLFSARGMLPRDMDDVLTRQKDILYSSRTRQNTDSYRHIHDLKLQLREALKRVPPDQLTPLEKVQLERTSAPASVNIIQLIYQQKAYESQAKDYEFSAVSMREHIAAGCEDTRKTLHHRQWLEPLLNGECIVVHDVHREEAA; encoded by the coding sequence ATGACCGGTCCGGCGCCGACGCGCGATCCCAATTATTTCGATCCCAATGCAACACCGCGAATCGAAGAACTGACGGCGAATTACGATCGCGTCGCGCTGATTCTCCAGGGCGGCGGCGCGCTTGGGGCCTATCAGGTCGGCGTTTACAAGGCCCTCGCCGAAGCGGGCGCCGAACCCGACTGGATTTCGGGCGTTTCGATCGGCGCGATCAATGCGGCGATCATCGCCGGCAACCGCCCGGCCGATCGACTGGACCGGCTGGAAGAGTTCTGGTCCACAGTCTCGGGACGCACATTGTGGAGCGACCATCTCCCCGAATGGGATGTCTACCGTCAGTTTCGCGACCGGATGAGCGCCCTGTTGACCCTCTCGGGAGGTGCTCCCGGATTCTTCACCCCGCGCCAGCCCAATCCCTGGCTGCTGCCGCCCGGCGCACCCGGGGCGACGAGCTTTTACGACACAAACGCTCTTCGCGAGACGCTCGAAAAGCTCGTCGACTTCGACATATTGAACAATGGCGAAAAGCGGATCAGCCTTGGCGCGGTCAAGGTCCGCACGGGCAATCTGACCTTCTTCGACAGCGCCGCCATGCGGCTCGGTCCCGAGCATATAATGGCGAGCGGCGCGCTGCCGCCCGGGCTTCCGGCGGTCAAGATCGACGGCGAGGATTATTGGGACGGCGGCCTCGTCTCGAACACACCGCTCCAGCATCTGCTCGCGCAGGAAGAGGAGATGCGGTCGCTTGTTTTCCAGGTCGACCTTTTCTCAGCGCGCGGCATGCTTCCGCGGGACATGGACGATGTCCTGACGCGCCAGAAGGACATTCTTTATTCCAGCCGCACCCGGCAGAATACCGACAGCTACCGCCACATCCACGATCTCAAGCTCCAGCTGCGCGAAGCCTTGAAGCGGGTGCCCCCCGATCAGCTCACCCCGCTCGAAAAGGTTCAGCTCGAACGGACGAGCGCGCCCGCCTCGGTCAACATCATCCAGCTCATCTATCAGCAGAAGGCTTATGAGAGCCAAGCCAAGGACTATGAGTTTTCGGCGGTCTCGATGCGCGAGCATATCGCCGCCGGCTGCGAGGACACACGCAAGACGCTGCACCACCGCCAGTGGCTCGAACCACTGCTCAACGGCGAATGCATCGTCGTCCACGACGTCCACCGCGAAGAAGCGGCCTGA
- a CDS encoding 3-hydroxybutyrate dehydrogenase — MTLKGKTAVITGSTSGIGLAYARTLAAAGANIVINGLGDAETIETERAALEARHDIKALYIEADMTRPDEIAAMIAEAEARFDGVDILINNAGVQFVAPIEEFPQERWDQIIAIDLSSAFHAIRAVVPGMKKRKWGRIISTASAHSMTASPFKSAYVAAKHGLAGLTKTVALELATSGITANCISPGYVWTPLVEKQIPDTMKARDMTREEVMHDVLLAAQPTKAFVQPDEVAAMALFLCSDAASQITGANIAIDGGWTAE; from the coding sequence ATGACCTTGAAAGGCAAGACGGCCGTCATCACGGGATCGACGAGCGGCATTGGGCTCGCTTACGCGCGCACGCTCGCGGCGGCAGGCGCCAACATCGTGATCAACGGCCTCGGCGACGCCGAGACGATCGAAACCGAACGCGCGGCGCTCGAAGCGCGGCACGATATCAAGGCGCTCTATATCGAAGCCGACATGACACGGCCCGACGAGATCGCCGCGATGATCGCGGAAGCGGAAGCGCGCTTCGACGGTGTGGACATCCTCATCAACAATGCCGGCGTCCAATTCGTCGCGCCGATCGAGGAATTTCCGCAGGAGAGATGGGACCAGATCATCGCCATCGACCTGTCGTCGGCTTTCCACGCGATTCGTGCCGTCGTCCCGGGCATGAAGAAGCGCAAATGGGGCCGGATTATCTCAACCGCTTCCGCGCATTCGATGACAGCCTCCCCCTTTAAAAGTGCTTATGTGGCTGCCAAGCACGGGCTCGCCGGCCTTACCAAGACCGTGGCGCTCGAGCTCGCGACCTCGGGCATCACCGCCAACTGCATCAGTCCCGGCTATGTCTGGACGCCGCTCGTGGAAAAGCAGATACCCGATACGATGAAAGCGCGTGACATGACACGCGAGGAGGTCATGCACGACGTGCTGCTCGCCGCCCAGCCGACCAAGGCGTTCGTCCAGCCCGACGAGGTGGCGGCCATGGCGCTGTTCCTCTGCTCGGATGCCGCGTCACAGATCACCGGCGCCAACATCGCCATCGACGGCGGCTGGACCGCCGAATGA
- a CDS encoding acetoacetate decarboxylase, producing MKINDVAAQAFAMPLTNPAYPRPPYRFYNREYIIIKYRTNPDALRAVVPEPLEIAEPIVSYEFIRMPDSTGFGDYTETGQVIPVRHRGEAGGYVHSMYLDDEAPIAGGREIWGFPKKLAAPAIVHESDVIRGTLHYGSALCASGSVGYKHEILDPAPVLESMRRPNFMLKIIPHVDGAPRICELVRYSLEDIDLKGAWSGPAALALFPHVIADVARLPVLEVLGATHFIADLTLGLGEVVHDYLAGDAA from the coding sequence ATGAAGATCAACGATGTCGCAGCGCAGGCCTTTGCAATGCCGCTCACCAACCCCGCCTACCCGCGCCCGCCCTATCGCTTCTATAACCGCGAATATATCATCATCAAATATCGCACCAACCCCGATGCGCTGCGCGCCGTGGTGCCCGAGCCGCTCGAGATCGCCGAGCCGATTGTCAGCTATGAATTCATCCGAATGCCCGATTCCACCGGCTTCGGCGATTACACCGAGACGGGCCAGGTCATCCCGGTGCGCCATCGCGGCGAAGCCGGCGGCTATGTCCACTCCATGTATCTCGACGACGAGGCGCCGATCGCCGGGGGGCGCGAGATCTGGGGGTTTCCGAAGAAGCTTGCCGCCCCGGCGATCGTTCATGAATCCGACGTCATTCGCGGCACGCTGCACTATGGTTCTGCGCTCTGCGCCTCGGGATCGGTCGGCTACAAGCACGAGATCCTCGACCCGGCGCCGGTGCTCGAGAGCATGCGACGCCCCAATTTCATGCTCAAGATCATCCCGCATGTCGATGGGGCACCGCGCATCTGCGAGCTCGTCCGCTATTCGCTTGAAGACATTGATCTCAAGGGCGCATGGAGCGGCCCGGCTGCCCTGGCGCTCTTTCCGCATGTGATCGCCGACGTCGCTCGTCTTCCCGTACTCGAGGTGCTGGGCGCAACGCACTTCATTGCCGACCTTACGCTTGGGCTCGGCGAGGTCGTCCACGACTATCTCGCAGGAGACGCGGCATGA
- the infA gene encoding translation initiation factor IF-1, producing MAKEELLTFDGMIDEILPDGRFRVELENGHRLIAYTAGRMRRFRIRSVVGDAVRVEMTPYDLTKGRIVYRDRGPGNPGAASKRR from the coding sequence GTGGCCAAGGAAGAGCTTCTCACCTTCGACGGCATGATCGACGAGATCCTGCCTGACGGGCGCTTTCGCGTCGAACTCGAAAATGGCCACCGGCTGATCGCCTACACCGCCGGACGGATGCGGCGTTTCCGCATCCGCTCGGTAGTGGGCGATGCCGTACGCGTCGAAATGACGCCCTACGATCTGACCAAGGGCCGCATCGTCTATCGCGATCGCGGCCCTGGCAATCCGGGCGCCGCAAGCAAGCGTCGCTGA
- a CDS encoding metalloregulator ArsR/SmtB family transcription factor — translation MVDRLSLGPASVSDLARPMPMTLSAVVQHLKILEEAGLVKSEKVGRVRTCTLEMSAMADVERWIAERKRFWEQQYDQLEAYLADGVSKENDE, via the coding sequence ATGGTCGATCGCCTCAGCCTCGGACCCGCATCGGTGAGCGATCTTGCCCGGCCGATGCCGATGACCCTGTCGGCGGTCGTTCAGCACCTGAAGATACTGGAAGAAGCGGGCCTCGTGAAAAGCGAGAAGGTGGGACGCGTCCGCACCTGCACGCTCGAAATGAGCGCGATGGCCGATGTCGAACGGTGGATCGCCGAGCGCAAGCGCTTCTGGGAACAGCAATATGACCAGCTTGAGGCCTATTTGGCCGACGGTGTGTCCAAGGAGAATGACGAATGA
- a CDS encoding glycoside hydrolase family 130 protein, whose translation MSEEAPPSAPFFNRQALHLRPDPSRVVVRPFRPAVEPRDLNPLDKTRANHIVDRVLALTADQTDMLLAETLRNFDDRHRNLPAIFERRAAEMEDAFAAHATFSLAQRQLVGAYFLHEYSFEAAALFNPSIVPHPDQSDVPEGCRRFILSLRAVGEGHISSLTFRSGILAADGTVTIDPPARLAATPDVTARVGDYLELSFDPAGDIAERVIFPVTEMQANGIEDARFVAFQSEGQTIYYATYTAYSSRGIRSELLETRDFVTFHLTPLKGTAARNKGMALFPRKIGGRYAMIARHDNESLHLILSDSVHEWGLGEVIVKPEYPWEFVQIGNCGSPIELDEGWLLFTHGVGPVRHYSIGAVLLDKDDPSRVLGRSREPLVQPATAERHGYVPNVVYSCGAMKLGERILLPYAISDAFSTVATIKIATLLDQLQA comes from the coding sequence ATGTCTGAAGAGGCTCCGCCATCCGCCCCATTCTTCAACCGGCAGGCGCTCCATCTGCGGCCCGACCCGTCGCGCGTCGTCGTCCGCCCGTTCCGACCAGCGGTCGAGCCGCGGGACCTCAATCCCCTCGACAAGACACGCGCCAATCACATCGTCGACCGCGTCCTCGCGCTGACTGCGGATCAAACCGACATGCTGCTTGCCGAAACGCTGCGGAACTTCGACGACCGGCACCGCAATCTGCCCGCGATCTTCGAACGGCGTGCCGCCGAAATGGAGGATGCCTTCGCCGCGCACGCGACTTTCTCGCTGGCGCAACGCCAGCTCGTCGGCGCCTATTTCCTCCATGAATACAGCTTCGAAGCAGCGGCGCTGTTCAATCCGAGCATCGTGCCGCATCCGGACCAGTCGGACGTTCCCGAAGGGTGCCGCCGCTTCATCCTCAGCCTGCGTGCGGTCGGCGAAGGCCATATCTCGTCGCTGACGTTCCGGTCGGGGATATTGGCGGCCGACGGAACCGTCACCATCGACCCGCCCGCGCGGCTCGCCGCGACGCCCGACGTGACGGCCCGCGTCGGCGATTACCTGGAACTCAGCTTCGATCCTGCCGGCGACATCGCCGAGCGAGTGATCTTCCCCGTCACCGAAATGCAGGCGAACGGAATCGAGGATGCCCGCTTCGTCGCCTTCCAGAGCGAAGGCCAGACCATCTATTATGCGACCTACACCGCTTACAGCAGCCGCGGCATACGATCGGAGCTGCTCGAAACCCGGGACTTCGTGACATTCCACCTGACGCCGCTCAAGGGTACCGCGGCGCGCAACAAGGGGATGGCGCTGTTTCCGCGCAAGATCGGCGGGCGCTATGCGATGATCGCGCGCCACGACAATGAGAGCCTGCACCTGATCCTGTCGGACAGCGTCCATGAATGGGGCCTGGGCGAGGTGATCGTGAAACCCGAATATCCCTGGGAGTTCGTCCAGATCGGAAATTGCGGCTCGCCCATCGAACTCGACGAAGGCTGGCTGCTCTTCACCCATGGCGTCGGGCCGGTACGCCATTATTCGATCGGCGCTGTCCTGCTCGACAAGGACGATCCGTCGCGCGTGCTCGGGCGCTCGCGTGAACCGCTCGTCCAGCCCGCGACCGCCGAACGGCACGGCTATGTCCCCAATGTCGTCTATTCGTGCGGCGCCATGAAGCTCGGCGAGCGGATCCTGCTTCCCTACGCGATTTCCGACGCCTTTTCGACCGTCGCCACGATCAAGATTGCGACGCTTCTCGACCAACTCCAGGCTTGA
- a CDS encoding TetR/AcrR family transcriptional regulator: protein MGRIKTVSDEAALDALLAAVSETGPEGLSFSKASAIVGLSASSLVQRFGSREGMVRAVLLHAWDKLDALTLVAASETPETPAGAADLLLRLMHAPQTETDVTEGLLLLREDFRDPVLRARGAAWGRHLAAVLGGRLTQESANAEAMGWQMLAVWQGTIIWWGFTRDGDPEEVIRAALTEWWQSVSDSGRPSPSQRRQAIPIDRPSTRSR from the coding sequence ATGGGCAGGATCAAGACAGTTTCGGACGAAGCGGCGCTCGACGCCTTGCTGGCAGCAGTGAGCGAGACGGGTCCCGAAGGACTGAGCTTTTCCAAAGCTTCTGCTATCGTCGGCCTGTCCGCCTCCTCACTCGTTCAACGCTTTGGCAGCCGGGAGGGGATGGTCCGAGCGGTACTTCTACACGCGTGGGATAAGCTCGACGCCTTGACGCTCGTGGCTGCCAGCGAAACCCCCGAAACGCCCGCCGGCGCAGCCGACCTCCTCCTCCGGCTCATGCATGCCCCCCAAACGGAGACAGATGTCACCGAAGGCCTTCTTCTCCTGCGCGAGGATTTTCGCGATCCAGTGCTACGCGCTCGCGGCGCGGCTTGGGGACGGCACCTGGCAGCTGTTCTCGGCGGGAGATTGACGCAAGAATCAGCTAATGCCGAGGCAATGGGGTGGCAGATGCTTGCCGTCTGGCAGGGCACCATCATCTGGTGGGGATTTACGCGCGACGGTGATCCAGAAGAAGTCATCCGGGCCGCATTGACGGAATGGTGGCAATCTGTCAGCGATTCCGGAAGGCCGAGCCCGTCGCAGCGGCGGCAAGCTATTCCGATCGACCGTCCGTCAACGCGATCACGTTAG
- a CDS encoding cold-shock protein: MPIGNVKFFNSDKGYGFIAAADGSGDSFVHITAVERAGMATLNKDQRLSYDLETGRDGKVSAVNLETA; encoded by the coding sequence ATGCCGATCGGCAACGTCAAATTCTTCAACAGCGACAAGGGCTATGGATTCATCGCAGCCGCGGATGGCTCGGGCGACAGCTTCGTCCACATCACCGCCGTCGAGCGCGCCGGGATGGCGACGCTGAACAAGGACCAGCGCCTCAGCTACGACCTTGAGACCGGCCGTGATGGCAAGGTTTCGGCCGTAAATCTCGAAACGGCCTGA
- a CDS encoding tyrosine-type recombinase/integrase, giving the protein MGRSEFDYLPPRPAWNAGRKVGAKRPLKPRQIWAIRFHLDREHRLRDRALFDLAIDSKLRGCDLVKIKIGDLVTGGELRTRAMVIQQKTGRPVQFEIMSDARGSLLAWLERRGGSIEDFAFPSRIDHSAHMSTRQYARLVDEWVTAVGLRSEDYGTHSLRRTKASIIYKATGNLRAVQILLGHTKIENTVRYLGVDVEDALTLAEGIEV; this is encoded by the coding sequence ATGGGTAGGTCAGAATTCGACTATTTACCTCCGCGACCGGCGTGGAATGCCGGTCGAAAGGTTGGCGCAAAGCGGCCGTTAAAACCACGGCAGATTTGGGCTATTCGCTTTCACCTAGATCGAGAGCATCGGCTTCGAGACAGGGCACTTTTCGATCTTGCGATCGACAGCAAACTGAGAGGCTGCGATCTGGTGAAGATCAAGATCGGCGACCTTGTCACCGGCGGTGAGTTGAGAACACGGGCGATGGTGATTCAGCAGAAGACCGGTCGACCAGTTCAGTTCGAGATCATGTCGGACGCTCGTGGAAGCCTCTTGGCATGGCTTGAGCGTCGCGGTGGATCGATCGAGGATTTTGCGTTTCCCAGCCGGATCGACCACTCTGCCCATATGAGCACGCGTCAATATGCGCGTCTCGTTGACGAATGGGTAACGGCGGTTGGCCTTCGAAGCGAAGATTACGGGACGCACTCTCTACGCAGAACGAAGGCGTCAATCATTTACAAGGCAACCGGCAACCTACGTGCCGTCCAAATTCTGCTCGGTCATACCAAGATTGAAAATACCGTGCGGTACCTCGGCGTCGACGTTGAAGACGCGTTGACTCTGGCGGAAGGCATCGAAGTCTAA
- a CDS encoding TetR/AcrR family transcriptional regulator, producing the protein MSSIAADAGGSKATLWKYFRSKEVLFEAVVETATERLHGDALAQLSAPGDPLAVLQSFVIPLIDALRSDDSLTLQREVGAQAIRLPRAAALLRRRLVDDLEAPLSDFFAAHMANGALRGDNPDEAAWITLALCLGFNHRHLLGGDDMHRDGEVAEGAPDVMKILRRLYGP; encoded by the coding sequence ATGTCGTCGATCGCGGCGGACGCCGGCGGTTCAAAAGCGACGTTGTGGAAGTATTTTCGTTCAAAAGAGGTCCTTTTCGAAGCCGTCGTCGAAACGGCGACCGAGCGGCTGCACGGCGATGCCCTCGCGCAGCTTTCGGCACCGGGCGACCCGCTTGCCGTGCTCCAATCCTTCGTCATCCCACTGATCGATGCCCTGCGTTCGGACGACAGCCTCACGCTGCAACGCGAGGTCGGGGCTCAGGCGATTCGTCTGCCCCGCGCAGCGGCCTTGCTTCGTCGTCGGCTCGTAGACGATCTTGAAGCGCCGCTATCGGATTTTTTCGCCGCGCACATGGCCAACGGCGCACTACGCGGCGACAATCCCGACGAGGCCGCATGGATCACGCTCGCGCTGTGTCTTGGTTTCAACCATCGCCATCTCCTGGGGGGCGATGACATGCATAGGGACGGGGAAGTCGCAGAGGGCGCCCCCGACGTGATGAAGATCCTGCGGCGTTTATACGGCCCCTGA
- a CDS encoding alpha/beta hydrolase: MNFIKTADGVQIFYKDWGPRDAQPLVFHHGWPLTADEWDNQLLFFLSKGYRVIAHDRRGHGRSTQTDTGNDMDTYAADVAALVAALDLKGAVHIGHSTGGGEAAHYAARAKPGTLSKLVLVAAVPPVMVKKPGNTGGLPIDVFDGFRKSLAEDRSQFYLDIASGPFYGFNRDGAKVSQGLIQNWWRQGMVGSAKAHYDCVKAFSETDFTDDLKKIQVPTLVMHGTDDQVVPFEHAAPLSAKLLSKGVLKAYEGYPHGMAAVHADVINRDLLDFLRN; encoded by the coding sequence ATGAACTTCATCAAAACCGCCGACGGTGTGCAGATCTTCTACAAGGATTGGGGACCGCGCGACGCACAGCCGCTCGTCTTCCATCACGGCTGGCCGCTCACCGCCGACGAGTGGGACAATCAGCTGCTTTTCTTTCTGTCGAAGGGCTACCGGGTGATTGCCCACGACCGTCGTGGGCATGGCCGATCGACCCAGACCGATACCGGCAACGACATGGATACCTACGCAGCCGACGTCGCCGCGCTGGTCGCTGCGCTGGATCTCAAGGGCGCGGTGCATATCGGGCATTCGACCGGCGGCGGCGAGGCCGCGCATTACGCAGCGCGAGCAAAGCCCGGGACGCTGTCGAAACTGGTACTGGTCGCAGCGGTCCCGCCGGTGATGGTCAAGAAGCCGGGCAACACCGGTGGACTGCCAATCGATGTCTTCGATGGGTTTCGTAAGTCGCTCGCCGAAGATCGCTCGCAATTCTATCTCGATATCGCGTCAGGCCCCTTCTACGGCTTCAATCGCGATGGCGCGAAGGTCAGCCAGGGGCTGATCCAGAACTGGTGGCGTCAGGGCATGGTCGGCAGCGCCAAGGCGCATTACGATTGCGTCAAAGCGTTCTCGGAAACTGACTTCACGGATGATCTGAAGAAGATCCAGGTTCCGACGCTCGTCATGCATGGTACCGACGATCAGGTCGTGCCCTTCGAACATGCGGCGCCGCTGTCGGCCAAGCTGCTCTCGAAGGGCGTCCTCAAGGCCTATGAAGGATATCCGCATGGCATGGCCGCCGTGCACGCGGATGTCATCAATCGCGACCTGCTCGACTTCCTCCGCAACTGA